The Sediminispirochaeta smaragdinae DSM 11293 genome has a segment encoding these proteins:
- a CDS encoding phenylacetate--CoA ligase family protein: MQGNKTIRPVLDDSERFPGLEDLRWVYYLRQHPKAPLYNFKSGDRLDSDGVERLHGYKRTLRKLGGTSSLSFIRAFYKEARSDVPAYRNYPADFNDAPSMNRDDLRKAPWDYVKDSASLENILCYATSGTTGAPLEVIFDATCASSWLPQVELMLEKEGLGLEKGAGTTAVALICYQLETLTYASASSYLEGSGFIKVNLHPKQWRAPSDASDYLLGLDPGLLTGDPLAFSALMELEIPLRPRAMISSAMTLSEGLAVKLEEYFHCPVYDVYSMTECRNIAFKRRGIMEKMRPDLYLEILAPGEERVLEEGAWGELAVSGGNNPYLPLIRYRTGDFCRLRNQRGRQFLEDFQGRLPVRFPLPHGGWINTIDFSRALAPLALASFQIAQQRDFSLVVRYGGRGKLSREIGKAIGGVLEQYGAEDLPFIFGEPLPEISGKKICSFVTEFER, from the coding sequence ATGCAAGGGAATAAGACGATCCGTCCTGTTCTGGACGATTCAGAGCGATTCCCAGGACTTGAGGATTTGAGATGGGTCTACTACCTTAGGCAGCATCCGAAGGCGCCTCTGTACAATTTCAAATCGGGAGATCGTCTCGATTCAGACGGGGTGGAGCGGCTGCATGGCTACAAGAGGACGTTGCGGAAGCTCGGTGGTACCTCATCCCTCTCCTTTATACGGGCGTTCTACAAAGAGGCCCGTTCGGATGTTCCCGCCTACCGAAACTATCCGGCGGATTTTAACGATGCTCCTTCCATGAATCGTGACGACCTGCGCAAGGCCCCCTGGGACTATGTGAAAGATAGCGCTTCGTTGGAAAATATCCTCTGTTATGCCACCTCGGGAACCACAGGGGCGCCCCTCGAGGTTATCTTTGATGCCACATGTGCCTCTTCCTGGTTGCCCCAGGTGGAGTTGATGCTGGAGAAGGAGGGCCTCGGTCTGGAAAAGGGAGCAGGAACAACGGCTGTCGCCCTGATCTGCTATCAACTGGAGACCCTGACCTATGCCTCCGCTTCATCCTATTTAGAAGGCTCCGGTTTCATCAAGGTGAACCTCCATCCCAAACAGTGGAGAGCTCCCTCGGATGCAAGCGACTATCTTCTGGGCTTAGATCCGGGACTTTTGACGGGAGACCCTCTGGCCTTTTCCGCCCTCATGGAGCTTGAGATTCCCCTACGCCCCCGTGCCATGATCTCCAGTGCCATGACCCTGAGCGAGGGATTAGCCGTTAAGCTGGAAGAGTACTTTCATTGCCCCGTCTATGATGTCTACTCCATGACCGAATGCCGAAACATAGCCTTCAAGAGACGGGGAATCATGGAGAAGATGAGACCGGACCTCTATCTGGAAATCCTGGCCCCCGGAGAGGAGCGCGTTTTGGAAGAAGGAGCGTGGGGAGAGCTGGCGGTCAGCGGCGGCAACAACCCCTATCTTCCCCTGATCCGTTATCGGACGGGAGATTTTTGCCGTCTGAGAAACCAGAGGGGGCGGCAGTTTCTGGAAGATTTTCAGGGACGACTTCCCGTTCGTTTTCCCCTGCCTCACGGCGGTTGGATAAATACGATAGATTTTTCCCGGGCCCTGGCTCCCTTGGCCCTGGCCTCCTTTCAGATTGCCCAGCAAAGGGATTTTTCTCTGGTCGTTCGCTATGGTGGGAGGGGCAAGCTCTCCCGAGAGATCGGAAAGGCCATCGGGGGCGTTTTGGAACAATACGGTGCAGAAGATCTTCCCTTTATCTTTGGAGAACCTTTGCCGGAAATTTCTGGAAAGAAAATCTGTTCCTTTGTAACGGAGTTTGAGCGTTGA
- a CDS encoding AAA family ATPase, protein MKKVGLCLGKYAPFHRGHGLVIETALSEMDLVLVLIYNSHVTSIPLKKRADWIRRIYPERVKVIEAYDGPEETGYSPEIKSKQEAYVLKKLTGWQIHSFYSSEPYGEHMSRALGCRNRQVDCQRLQFPISATLLREDPYTYRRFLSPEVYFDHVIKVVFHGAPSTGKTTISEALARKFHTAWMPEYGREYWEKHEVDRRLSPRQLLEIACEHRKRELRDVYEARDFYFIDTCALSTYHFALDYHGTALPELCRLADEAGSRYDLHILCGDDIPYDDTPDRSGEVYRSRFQKRFEKDLQKRQIPYILLTGSLEERIEKVSILLKHTKELHSC, encoded by the coding sequence TTGAAAAAGGTCGGCTTGTGTTTGGGCAAATACGCTCCCTTCCATCGGGGCCACGGCCTTGTCATAGAGACGGCCCTGAGCGAAATGGATCTGGTTCTTGTGTTGATTTACAACAGTCATGTGACCTCCATTCCCCTGAAAAAACGGGCGGACTGGATTCGCCGCATCTATCCCGAGCGGGTCAAGGTGATAGAGGCCTACGACGGTCCGGAAGAGACCGGTTACAGCCCCGAGATCAAAAGCAAGCAGGAAGCTTATGTCTTGAAGAAGCTAACAGGGTGGCAGATTCACAGCTTCTATTCCTCGGAACCCTACGGGGAACATATGAGCCGGGCCTTGGGTTGTCGAAACCGTCAGGTTGATTGCCAGAGGCTGCAATTCCCCATATCGGCCACACTCCTGCGAGAGGATCCCTATACATACCGCCGTTTTCTCAGCCCCGAGGTCTACTTTGACCACGTAATCAAGGTCGTATTTCACGGAGCACCCAGTACGGGAAAAACCACCATTTCGGAGGCTCTGGCCCGGAAATTTCACACGGCCTGGATGCCTGAGTACGGTCGGGAATACTGGGAAAAACATGAAGTGGACCGAAGGCTAAGCCCCCGTCAGCTTCTGGAGATAGCCTGCGAACACAGAAAACGGGAACTGAGGGATGTGTATGAGGCAAGGGATTTCTATTTTATCGATACCTGTGCACTTTCCACCTACCACTTTGCCCTGGATTATCACGGTACGGCTCTTCCCGAGCTTTGCCGCCTGGCCGATGAGGCTGGAAGCCGCTACGATCTGCATATTCTTTGCGGCGATGATATTCCCTATGATGATACACCCGACCGTTCGGGTGAGGTGTATAGATCAAGATTTCAAAAGAGATTTGAAAAAGATCTTCAAAAACGGCAGATCCCCTACATTCTGCTTACCGGTTCCCTGGAAGAGCGGATAGAAAAGGTCTCCATACTTTTGAAGCATACCAAGGAGTTACATTCATGCTGA
- the pnuC gene encoding nicotinamide riboside transporter PnuC — protein MLNFFSINHVAFTVLQYPMSYVEFLGTIFYIWSVWLIAQKKMLTWPVGIVSVILYAFLFYQIRLYSDFLEQLYYLGASVYGWWFWDKKKKEDQEIAVVRGTLKNNIFWLAGILIVSGFTGLLMGRIHLILPKIFPQPADFPFWDAFTTISSFAAMFLLARKRFESWLLWIVVDVIGIVLYYVKGVKFLSLLYVFLLLIALKGFLSWRSSLHSVPNPGDNRSTAHIGNGQ, from the coding sequence ATGCTGAACTTTTTTTCCATCAACCATGTAGCCTTCACCGTTCTTCAGTATCCCATGAGCTATGTGGAGTTTCTGGGGACCATCTTTTATATATGGTCGGTCTGGCTTATTGCCCAGAAAAAGATGCTCACCTGGCCGGTCGGTATTGTATCGGTCATCCTGTATGCATTTCTTTTCTATCAGATTCGTCTCTATTCTGATTTTCTGGAGCAGCTCTACTACTTGGGGGCCAGTGTCTATGGATGGTGGTTTTGGGATAAAAAGAAAAAAGAGGATCAGGAGATCGCTGTCGTCCGCGGTACTCTAAAGAATAACATATTCTGGCTGGCTGGTATTCTCATTGTTTCGGGATTCACCGGCCTTTTGATGGGAAGAATCCATCTGATTCTTCCGAAAATCTTTCCCCAGCCGGCTGATTTTCCTTTCTGGGATGCCTTTACCACCATAAGCAGTTTTGCCGCCATGTTCCTTCTGGCCCGAAAACGATTTGAGAGTTGGCTTCTCTGGATTGTGGTTGACGTGATAGGAATCGTGCTCTATTACGTCAAGGGGGTGAAATTCCTTTCGCTGCTTTACGTCTTTCTGTTGCTTATCGCCCTTAAGGGCTTTTTAAGCTGGCGGTCCTCTTTGCATAGTGTTCCGAATCCTGGTGATAACCGGAGCACTGCCCATATAGGGAATGGGCAGTGA
- a CDS encoding flavodoxin family protein, translated as MDTTGGTGLIIYSSKTGNTRTLARGVVQGLGMRVKLAAIEENLDALSFSWVIIGFWVDRGDLDAKARSYVETLSGCKVGLIGTLGAYPDSPHAKDVENHVRDVISARNKYLGCFLCQGRIDPALTRKFEQLPPDHPHAMNEERRKRHTEAAFHPNDADIAAATAACAEMIKAAR; from the coding sequence ATGGATACCACCGGTGGAACCGGCTTGATCATATATTCAAGTAAGACAGGTAATACACGTACGTTAGCCCGGGGCGTGGTTCAGGGACTTGGTATGCGGGTTAAACTGGCAGCAATAGAAGAAAATTTAGATGCTTTGTCCTTCTCTTGGGTGATTATCGGTTTTTGGGTTGATAGGGGAGATCTTGATGCCAAGGCACGTTCATATGTAGAAACACTTTCTGGATGTAAGGTTGGTCTTATTGGAACCCTTGGAGCCTATCCTGATTCGCCTCATGCCAAAGATGTCGAGAATCATGTACGGGATGTCATATCTGCGAGAAACAAATATCTGGGATGTTTTTTATGCCAGGGACGGATTGATCCGGCCCTGACAAGGAAGTTTGAGCAGCTGCCGCCGGATCATCCTCACGCTATGAATGAAGAACGCCGAAAGCGTCACACAGAGGCCGCATTCCATCCCAATGATGCAGATATTGCGGCTGCTACTGCAGCATGTGCGGAAATGATAAAGGCCGCAAGATAA
- a CDS encoding FecCD family ABC transporter permease: MKHTASSRMRLLLWILAIVLVILLLVGVASGSVRIPLRTVISVLTGHAEADANATIILGIRLPRLLMAILVGMMLSTAGTVAQAVFRNPLADPYIIGISAGAVAGAILAFFLGLPDVYYGIFAFFTALATAFLIFRLAGRKGKADTAMLLIVGIAVSSFLSALTSFVMYSAGEDSYRVMVWTMGYLGAATWGRVGLLVVPLIASSAYFLYLRQDIDALLMGDEEAYSLGIDVGKLKRRLLLVTSLIVSFSVAFTGMIGFVGLIVPHAIRLIIGNGHARLLPLAAFSGGVFLLFADTLARTLLAPTEIPIGVVTAFFGAPFFLVLAVRAGRGGAV; encoded by the coding sequence ATGAAACATACAGCCTCCAGCAGGATGCGCTTACTCCTGTGGATACTCGCGATTGTCTTGGTGATACTGCTTCTTGTGGGTGTCGCTTCCGGGAGTGTCCGGATTCCTCTGCGGACCGTCATCTCCGTGCTTACCGGTCATGCCGAAGCTGATGCCAATGCCACGATTATTTTAGGAATACGTCTACCCCGCTTACTTATGGCAATTTTGGTGGGGATGATGCTCTCTACGGCGGGAACGGTGGCACAGGCGGTGTTCCGGAATCCTTTGGCGGACCCCTACATTATCGGTATTAGCGCGGGTGCCGTAGCAGGTGCAATCCTTGCGTTCTTTTTGGGATTGCCCGATGTCTATTACGGGATTTTTGCTTTCTTTACCGCACTGGCCACGGCGTTTCTTATTTTTCGTCTGGCAGGACGAAAAGGAAAAGCCGACACGGCTATGCTTCTCATTGTAGGAATAGCCGTGTCGTCGTTCTTGAGTGCCTTAACCTCCTTTGTCATGTATTCGGCTGGCGAGGATTCATACCGAGTGATGGTGTGGACCATGGGGTACTTGGGGGCGGCTACATGGGGCCGGGTAGGGCTACTGGTAGTGCCGCTTATCGCGTCGTCAGCCTACTTCCTCTATCTTCGACAGGATATTGATGCCTTGCTGATGGGGGACGAAGAGGCGTATTCGCTTGGCATCGATGTCGGCAAGCTTAAGCGACGGTTATTACTGGTTACCAGCTTGATAGTCTCTTTTTCGGTGGCATTTACCGGTATGATTGGTTTTGTGGGACTCATTGTGCCCCATGCCATACGGCTCATTATCGGAAATGGCCACGCTCGTCTTTTACCTCTTGCGGCATTTTCCGGCGGTGTCTTCTTGCTTTTTGCCGATACCCTGGCTCGTACACTACTTGCGCCGACAGAGATTCCTATCGGTGTGGTAACGGCTTTTTTCGGGGCCCCGTTCTTTCTGGTTTTAGCCGTTCGGGCTGGTCGAGGAGGCGCAGTATGA
- a CDS encoding ABC transporter ATP-binding protein: MSLCAEHIHFSYRDKTVLAGVDFTLQQGEVFGLLGPNGSGKSTCLKTVLGYLKPSSGRIVFARFGSLPYGLLVGKEVARRVAFVPQQTALHSAITVFEAILMGRLPHLADRWSGYGAEDKKSVREVVEALGLCDLVDRNVTCLSGGELQKVIIARCLVQESDILLLDEATAGLDLNHAVEIMEFMRRKAKEESKSIVAVLHDVNLASQYCDRIALLKKGCLRYIGTPEEVISETVLEEIYGIRAKIGYDDGGKPFVLPRRIETAEREVANVC, encoded by the coding sequence ATGAGTCTATGTGCGGAACATATCCATTTTTCCTACCGGGATAAGACGGTTCTTGCCGGTGTCGACTTTACATTGCAACAGGGAGAGGTCTTTGGTTTGTTGGGCCCCAACGGATCGGGAAAATCGACCTGTCTGAAAACTGTATTGGGGTATCTCAAACCCTCCTCTGGTCGGATCGTTTTTGCAAGGTTCGGTTCTTTGCCGTACGGTTTGCTGGTTGGTAAAGAGGTTGCCCGGCGGGTTGCCTTTGTACCGCAGCAGACTGCATTGCATTCGGCAATTACCGTTTTCGAAGCGATTCTTATGGGACGCTTGCCACATCTTGCCGATCGCTGGAGCGGTTACGGGGCGGAAGACAAAAAGAGCGTTCGTGAGGTGGTAGAGGCCTTGGGCCTGTGCGACTTAGTGGACCGAAATGTGACCTGTCTCTCAGGGGGCGAGTTGCAAAAGGTCATTATTGCCCGCTGCCTTGTACAGGAGAGCGATATTCTCCTGCTGGACGAAGCTACGGCAGGTCTCGACTTAAATCACGCTGTAGAAATCATGGAGTTTATGCGACGAAAAGCGAAGGAAGAGTCGAAAAGCATCGTCGCAGTACTTCACGATGTGAATCTCGCTTCTCAGTACTGCGATCGTATAGCGCTACTCAAAAAAGGCTGTTTACGCTACATCGGTACTCCTGAAGAGGTTATAAGCGAAACGGTACTGGAAGAGATCTACGGTATTCGGGCGAAGATCGGCTACGATGATGGCGGCAAGCCTTTCGTTTTGCCGCGGCGGATAGAAACTGCTGAAAGAGAGGTTGCCAATGTTTGCTGA
- a CDS encoding coproporphyrinogen-III oxidase family protein yields MFAERYRSHHDAEAKLASILGLYAHSRSGTVDWEDVERPLYSAPPSGRRCIYIHIPYCDTICEFCNLNRTARGHTDLDAYTKYLIKEIEWYARYPYIRDGQFDAIYFGGGTPTILQTEQLSLVLRALRDSFHLSEDCEITLESTLHNLPAEKSARLQQEGVNRLSLGVQTFSSRGRSFLGRTGDAEYAIARLRAIRQLFSGVLGIDIIYSYFDQSLEEVAHDASLCSDLSLDGASFYSLMIHDGSSLGQRIAKGEIPFGRSLEDDRQRHNRFYEDMHAGGYEMLELSKLVRPGRDEYRYIRIRYENGDVLPIGAGAGGQLAGYRIYSMAQGRRFASKIEPAYAQYHRVLGHLQFGCYDLTTLSEELGPDSYAPLRERMDYFVRNGMLVPETDDLYTLTADGIFWGNNIAVDILKAAIDGTKEHH; encoded by the coding sequence ATGTTTGCTGAACGTTATCGCTCACACCATGATGCAGAGGCAAAATTAGCTTCTATTTTGGGACTGTATGCACATTCGCGTTCCGGAACAGTGGACTGGGAGGATGTGGAGCGGCCTCTCTACTCTGCGCCACCGTCTGGGAGACGCTGTATCTATATCCATATCCCATACTGCGATACAATTTGTGAATTTTGCAATCTTAATCGTACCGCTCGGGGACATACCGATTTAGATGCGTATACAAAGTATCTAATAAAGGAGATCGAGTGGTATGCCCGATATCCGTACATCAGGGATGGTCAGTTCGACGCCATATATTTTGGCGGCGGCACGCCCACTATTTTACAGACTGAGCAGCTTAGCCTGGTACTTCGAGCCTTACGCGACTCTTTTCACTTGTCAGAGGATTGTGAAATAACATTGGAATCGACACTTCATAATCTGCCGGCTGAAAAAAGTGCCCGCCTCCAGCAGGAGGGGGTGAACCGTTTGAGCCTTGGTGTTCAAACCTTTTCGTCCCGTGGAAGATCATTTCTCGGCAGAACAGGGGATGCAGAATATGCTATCGCTCGACTGCGAGCGATCCGGCAGCTCTTTTCTGGTGTCCTTGGAATAGACATTATCTACAGCTACTTCGATCAGAGTCTGGAGGAGGTCGCTCATGATGCTTCTCTTTGTTCTGATTTGTCCCTTGACGGTGCGAGTTTTTATTCTCTCATGATTCACGACGGTTCTTCCTTGGGGCAGCGTATTGCGAAAGGTGAAATTCCCTTTGGCCGGAGCCTGGAAGATGATCGACAACGGCATAATCGTTTTTATGAGGATATGCATGCGGGTGGATACGAAATGCTGGAGCTCTCCAAGCTTGTTCGTCCCGGCCGTGATGAATATCGGTACATACGAATTCGATATGAGAATGGTGATGTTCTTCCCATTGGAGCAGGGGCGGGCGGGCAGTTGGCTGGATACCGTATCTATTCCATGGCACAGGGCCGCCGCTTTGCTTCGAAGATAGAACCTGCTTATGCACAATACCACCGCGTGTTAGGCCATTTACAGTTTGGTTGCTACGACCTTACAACCCTCTCGGAGGAATTAGGGCCGGATTCGTATGCTCCTTTGCGGGAACGAATGGACTATTTTGTCCGCAATGGGATGCTGGTACCGGAAACGGATGATCTGTATACGTTAACCGCCGATGGAATTTTCTGGGGAAATAATATTGCGGTGGACATATTGAAAGCGGCGATAGATGGGACGAAAGAACATCACTAG
- a CDS encoding ABC transporter substrate-binding protein, with protein MRKIAYLVAVILAFAGCGNEKSSHTDAASSASSADTGKQLASVTIDEATGRARDAYGHTIEVRPYQRMVVASLGAVETLYLIGGEDAMVAIATSRGGVWPEEKTALLPSVGNVARPSFETIISFDPDIVILSAMSLDIAESLSGRGIPVFIHDATSIEDIFASVELLGDLSAKESAAEALIAEKRARLAEVASAVAKRTVRLKGAFLYSANPVMGFTNESLPGEILNLLGVTNIAVGLSGKRPIISSELLISENPDFLFISMSIENPEDLLRAESAVARTRAGREGHISTIPSSLILRPSPRIVDGISTLQEILAEIPPAPEEG; from the coding sequence ATGCGAAAGATAGCATATCTTGTTGCCGTTATCCTCGCTTTTGCAGGATGCGGAAATGAAAAGTCCTCTCATACGGATGCTGCATCTTCAGCTTCATCGGCAGATACCGGAAAGCAGCTCGCATCCGTTACCATAGATGAAGCGACGGGGCGTGCACGTGATGCATATGGTCATACCATCGAGGTTCGTCCATATCAAAGAATGGTAGTAGCTTCGCTGGGAGCCGTAGAAACACTGTATCTTATTGGGGGCGAAGATGCCATGGTTGCTATAGCAACCAGTCGTGGGGGTGTCTGGCCCGAAGAGAAGACAGCCTTGCTTCCTAGTGTAGGAAATGTGGCTCGTCCAAGTTTTGAGACGATTATATCCTTTGATCCCGATATCGTTATTCTCAGCGCCATGTCTTTGGATATCGCCGAAAGCCTGTCTGGGCGCGGTATCCCCGTATTCATTCACGACGCCACGTCAATCGAAGATATTTTCGCTTCCGTAGAGCTTTTGGGCGATCTTTCGGCTAAAGAATCGGCAGCAGAGGCCTTGATAGCCGAAAAACGGGCTCGCCTGGCGGAAGTGGCGTCTGCGGTTGCCAAGCGGACGGTGCGGCTAAAAGGTGCATTTCTCTATTCAGCCAATCCCGTCATGGGCTTTACCAACGAATCGCTTCCTGGCGAGATACTGAATCTCCTAGGGGTAACGAATATAGCCGTGGGGCTAAGCGGGAAGCGTCCTATTATCTCATCTGAGCTCCTCATATCCGAAAATCCCGATTTTCTTTTTATCTCCATGTCGATTGAGAACCCCGAAGACTTGCTTAGGGCAGAATCTGCCGTCGCAAGAACTCGTGCAGGGAGAGAAGGCCACATCAGCACGATTCCTTCTTCTTTGATTCTGCGCCCCTCTCCACGTATTGTGGACGGAATTTCGACGCTCCAAGAAATTCTTGCGGAGATTCCTCCTGCCCCGGAAGAGGGATGA
- a CDS encoding MotA/TolQ/ExbB proton channel family protein, whose translation MFLETFHHIVAFIQLGGILNWILVGLYLVVLVLAVDRCAYFIRTGYQRNRLVAGIDSAFFASISDNGTDGQTPAFPWPKHYAKSQPVRMIALVLEDRRSTKEALDEAVDREGSAIRREMDRGLEALSVIGNIAPLMGLLGTVTGLMRAFHRIESLGGTVDIAAFSGGIWEAMITTAIGLIVAIPAVVFCRVFEKIVERRGEDMGYVVSLVSESLHEGTVENPRAGQSRESA comes from the coding sequence ATGTTTTTGGAAACCTTTCACCATATTGTTGCATTCATTCAACTGGGAGGTATCCTCAACTGGATTCTTGTCGGGCTATATCTGGTTGTTCTTGTGCTTGCAGTGGATCGTTGTGCTTACTTTATTCGCACAGGATACCAGCGTAATCGTCTTGTTGCCGGTATCGATTCGGCTTTTTTTGCATCCATATCGGATAATGGCACCGACGGCCAAACGCCGGCTTTCCCTTGGCCTAAACATTACGCTAAAAGTCAGCCGGTGCGCATGATTGCCCTTGTACTCGAAGATCGACGGTCGACGAAAGAGGCTTTGGACGAGGCCGTGGATCGTGAAGGTTCGGCCATACGGAGGGAGATGGATCGTGGCTTAGAGGCTCTTTCGGTCATCGGTAACATTGCTCCTCTAATGGGTTTACTTGGCACGGTGACGGGGCTTATGAGGGCTTTTCATCGCATCGAATCCCTCGGCGGTACCGTCGATATTGCCGCTTTTTCCGGTGGTATCTGGGAGGCAATGATCACGACAGCCATCGGATTAATCGTGGCTATTCCGGCAGTAGTTTTTTGCAGAGTCTTCGAAAAGATTGTAGAACGTCGTGGTGAAGATATGGGGTATGTCGTTTCTCTCGTATCGGAAAGCTTGCATGAGGGGACTGTGGAAAACCCTCGGGCGGGGCAAAGCCGGGAGAGTGCATAA
- a CDS encoding ExbD/TolR family protein, producing the protein MKTFGAVRSRQSGLNMTSLIDVVFILLIFFMIGSRFEKPAISLTLPNATTGERVERQIITVSIDSEGNLYVEGKPIEPAALELFIAPLATADPELTASLECDGAVPFAKVTKILDSLKRAGILNVAVRHEFPR; encoded by the coding sequence ATGAAAACCTTTGGTGCCGTTCGATCTCGCCAAAGCGGCTTGAATATGACATCCCTTATCGATGTAGTTTTTATTCTTCTTATTTTTTTCATGATTGGATCAAGGTTTGAGAAGCCTGCGATTTCTCTTACCCTTCCAAACGCAACGACGGGAGAACGGGTGGAGCGTCAAATAATTACCGTCTCCATAGATTCCGAGGGGAATTTGTATGTAGAGGGGAAACCCATTGAACCGGCAGCCCTGGAGCTGTTTATTGCACCGTTGGCGACGGCCGATCCCGAGTTAACGGCATCTTTGGAATGCGACGGGGCAGTCCCTTTTGCAAAGGTGACGAAGATTCTGGATTCTTTGAAGCGGGCAGGAATTCTCAATGTGGCGGTTCGGCACGAGTTCCCTCGCTGA
- a CDS encoding energy transducer TonB, producing the protein MWRFGTSSLADRLTPIALCAAVIFVHGLIWGSLDFSFEAAQKEPEPMTVRFTSLEGLDATPAGNELVPLEGDPVVVPKPQETRIEEPSMPDVAASEIEESPMTEVLETEVKPVESPQRISAKAPETARHVREEASPAEAASVATVSKSEVGASSALGRDGGSAYGESLSLDYRAIILRQLEGRKVYPAAARKRGIIGPVTLCFSVAPDGTVSELSVEVASHRFLRQAALESVRKAAPFSFPERPSGKIDMQVTLEYRLEE; encoded by the coding sequence ATGTGGCGGTTCGGCACGAGTTCCCTCGCTGATCGCCTTACCCCTATCGCACTCTGTGCGGCGGTGATCTTTGTTCACGGGCTTATTTGGGGAAGCCTTGATTTTTCTTTTGAAGCGGCTCAAAAAGAACCTGAGCCCATGACTGTTCGTTTTACCAGCCTCGAGGGGCTGGATGCTACGCCTGCGGGCAATGAGCTTGTCCCCCTTGAAGGTGATCCTGTGGTAGTGCCGAAGCCTCAGGAAACTCGTATAGAGGAGCCTTCCATGCCTGACGTTGCAGCATCGGAGATAGAGGAGTCCCCCATGACTGAGGTGCTTGAGACCGAAGTAAAGCCGGTTGAAAGCCCCCAGAGGATCTCGGCGAAAGCTCCGGAGACTGCCCGGCACGTTCGAGAGGAGGCAAGCCCGGCTGAGGCCGCTTCCGTAGCTACCGTTTCAAAAAGTGAAGTCGGTGCTTCTTCAGCTCTCGGCAGGGACGGCGGGTCGGCTTACGGTGAAAGCCTGTCCCTCGATTATCGTGCCATCATTCTCCGCCAGTTGGAAGGACGGAAGGTTTATCCAGCGGCGGCTCGAAAACGGGGAATAATAGGCCCTGTAACCCTTTGTTTTTCTGTTGCTCCCGATGGAACAGTATCTGAACTTTCCGTAGAGGTAGCCTCACATCGATTTTTACGGCAGGCCGCTCTGGAATCTGTACGAAAGGCAGCGCCCTTTTCTTTTCCTGAGCGTCCTTCTGGAAAGATCGATATGCAGGTAACGCTTGAATATCGGTTGGAAGAGTAA